The Panthera leo isolate Ple1 chromosome C2, P.leo_Ple1_pat1.1, whole genome shotgun sequence genome window below encodes:
- the MYD88 gene encoding myeloid differentiation primary response protein MyD88, translating to MAAGGSRAGSASPIPSASSLPLAALNVRVRRRLSLFLNVRTQVAADWTALAEEMGFEYLEIRQLEAHADPMGKLLDDWQGRPGASVGRLLELLTKLGRDDVLVELGPSIEEDCQKYILKQQQEESEKPLQVAAVDSSDPRTSELAGITTLDDPLGQMPERFDAFICYCPSDIQFVQEMIRQLEQTDYRLKLCVSDRDVLPGTCVWSIASELIEKRCRRMVVVVSDDYLQSKECDFQTKFALSLSPGAHQKRLIPIKYKAMKKEFPSILRFITVCDYTNPCTKSWFWTRLAKALSLP from the exons ATGGCCGCCGGAGGCTCCCGCGCGGGGTCCGCGTCCCCCATCCCCTCGGCGTCCTCCCTGCCTCTAGCTGCCCTCAACGTGCGAGTGCGGCGCCGCCTGTCGCTGTTCCTGAACGTGCGGACGCAGGTGGCGGCCGACTGGACGGCGCTGGCTGAGGAGATGGGCTTCGAGTACTTGGAGATCCGGCAGCTGGAGGCGCATGCCGACCCCATGGGCAAGCTCCTGGACGACTGGCAGGGACGCCCGGGAGCCTCGGTGGGCCGTCTGCTGGAGCTGCTCACCAAGCTGGGCCGCGATGACGTGCTGGTGGAACTGGGGCCCAGCATCG AGGAGGATTGCCAGAAGTATATTCTGAAACAGCAGCAGGAGGAGTCTGAGAAGCCCTTACAGGTGGCTGCTGTAGATAGCAGTGACCCACGGACATCAGAGCTGGCGGGCATCACCACGCTTGATGACCCCTTGG GGCAAATGCCAGAGCGTTTTGATGCCTTCATCTGCTACTGCCCCAGCGATATCCAGTTTGTTCAGGAGATGATCCGGCAGCTGGAACAGACAGATTATCGGCTGAAGTTGTGTGTATCTGATCGCGATGTCCTCCCTGGCACCTGTGTCTGGTCCATCGCCAGTGAGCTCATTGAGAAGAG GTGCCGCcggatggtggtggtggtctcTGATGATTACCTGCAAAGCAAGGAATGTGACTTCCAGACTAAGTTTGCGCTCAGCCTCTCTCCCG GTGCCCATCAGAAGCGACTGATCCCCATCAAGTACAAGGCAATGAAGAAAGAGTTCCCCAGCATCCTGCGGTTCATCACTGTCTGCGACTACACCAACCCTTGCACCAAGTCCTGGTTCTGGACCCGCCTTGCCAaggccctgtccctgccctga